A genome region from Nocardia sp. NBC_00565 includes the following:
- a CDS encoding esterase/lipase family protein — MSALLIGTVFGAIPAASADDSYGDGSTPPAGANDWECRPSAAHPEPVVLIHGTWGNQNSWDVLAPQLKAQGYCVFSLSYGRAASSVRGAEPGVYGTADIRSSAKEVARFVDQVREATGTPRVDIVAHSQGGPLVRQFLRFEGGANRRDPADNKVDHLITIAATNHGTTAEGLGFLLPTGSAQAPILGLVAKYLGTAALQQLIDSEFLRSLNAAGDTEPGIEYTVIASRVDRVVTPPEATFLAAGFGATVDNVWVQDLCADDDFDHGALPASPTVGYVVQKALDPSYIGQSCHS, encoded by the coding sequence GTGTCCGCTCTACTCATCGGCACGGTGTTCGGCGCGATTCCCGCCGCGAGCGCCGACGATAGCTACGGCGACGGGAGCACCCCACCGGCTGGGGCCAATGATTGGGAATGCCGACCGTCGGCGGCGCATCCGGAACCCGTTGTCCTGATCCACGGCACGTGGGGTAACCAGAATTCCTGGGATGTGCTCGCACCGCAGCTGAAAGCGCAGGGCTACTGCGTGTTCTCACTCAGTTACGGGCGAGCGGCCAGCAGTGTCCGAGGCGCCGAACCCGGCGTCTACGGCACGGCGGACATTCGCAGCTCGGCCAAGGAAGTCGCGCGATTCGTCGACCAGGTACGCGAGGCGACCGGAACACCCAGGGTCGATATTGTCGCGCATTCCCAAGGCGGCCCGCTGGTCCGGCAATTTCTCCGCTTCGAGGGCGGGGCGAATCGCCGCGATCCCGCGGACAACAAGGTGGATCACTTGATCACCATCGCGGCGACCAATCACGGCACCACCGCGGAAGGGCTCGGCTTTCTACTGCCGACCGGAAGTGCGCAGGCTCCCATACTCGGCCTCGTGGCGAAATATCTGGGCACTGCCGCATTGCAGCAACTGATCGATAGCGAATTCCTGCGCAGCCTCAATGCCGCGGGCGATACCGAGCCCGGTATCGAATACACCGTCATCGCCAGCCGTGTCGATCGCGTTGTCACCCCGCCGGAAGCCACCTTTCTCGCCGCCGGTTTCGGGGCCACCGTGGACAATGTCTGGGTGCAGGACCTGTGCGCGGACGACGACTTCGACCACGGCGCGCTCCCGGCATCACCGACCGTCGGC